A single region of the Oncorhynchus gorbuscha isolate QuinsamMale2020 ecotype Even-year unplaced genomic scaffold, OgorEven_v1.0 Un_scaffold_2378, whole genome shotgun sequence genome encodes:
- the LOC124025716 gene encoding dual specificity mitogen-activated protein kinase kinase 6 isoform X1, with amino-acid sequence MSLSKGGKKKNPGLKLSKEVFDQPPPAAAAPPRDLDSKACVTIGEKNFVVKADDLEQIGELGRGAYGVVDKMRHVPSGLIMAVKRIRATVNTLEQKRLLMDLDISMRTVDCFFTVTFYGALFREGDVWICMELMDTSLDKFYKQVIDKGMTIPEDILGKITVAIVKALEHLHNKLSVIHRDVKPSNVLINTQGQVKMCDFGISGHLVDSVAKTMDAGCKPYMAPERINPDLNQKGYSVKSDIWSLGITMIELAILKFPYDSWGTPFQQLKQVVDEPSPQLPSDRFSPEFVDFSSQCLRKKPNERPAYTELMQHPFFTLHDSKETDVASFVKIILAD; translated from the exons ATGTCTCTTTCTAAAGGAG gAAAGAAGAAGAACCCAGGCCTCAAGCTCTCCAAAGAGGTCTTTGATCAGCCCCCACCTGCAGCCGCAGC ccccccTCGAGATCTGGATTCCAAAGCCTGTGTTACCATTGGAGAAAAG AACTTTGTTGTGAAGGCAGATGACTTAGAGCAGATTGGGGAGCTGGGTAGAGGAGCGTATGGCGTGGTGGACAAGATGAGACATGTGCCCAGTGGGCTTATCATGGCCGTCAAG aggatcCGGGCCACAGTGAACACCCTGGAGCAGAAGAGACTGCTGATGGACCTGGACATCTCCATGAGGACCGTGGACTGCTTCTTCACGGTCACCTTCTACGGCGCTCTCTTCAGAGAG GGTGACGTGTGGATCTGCATGGAGCTGATGGACACGTCTCTGGATAAGTTCTACAAGCAGGTGATCGATAAAGGCATGACCATCCCTGAAGACATCCTGGGGAAGATCACTGTAGCG atcgtCAAGGCTTTGGAGCATCTGCATAACAAACTGTCAGTGATACACCGAG ATGTGAAGCCGTCCAACGTGCTGATCAACACACAGGGCCAGGTGAAGATGTGTGACTTTGGCATCAGCGGCCACCTGGTGGACTCTGTGGCCAAGACCATGGACGCCGGCTGCAAGCCCTACATGGCG CCAGAACGGATAAACCCCGACCTCAACCAGAAAGGCTACAGCGTTAAGTCAGACATCTGGAGTCTAGGAATCACAATG ATTGAGCTGGCCATTCTGAAGTTCCCCTATGACTCGTGGGGTACACCCTTCCAGCAACTGAAGCAGGTAGTGGATGAGCCCTCTCCACAGCTGCCCTCGGACCGCTTCTCCCCTGAGTTTGTGGACTTCAGCTCCCAGTG CTTAAGAAAGAAACCCAACGAGAGACCCGCCTACACAGAACTAATG CAACACCCCTTTTTCACCCTGCATGACTCCAAAGAGACGGACGTAGCCAGCTTTGTCAAGATCATCCTGGCAGACTGA
- the LOC124025716 gene encoding dual specificity mitogen-activated protein kinase kinase 6 isoform X2, with protein sequence MRHVPSGLIMAVKRIRATVNTLEQKRLLMDLDISMRTVDCFFTVTFYGALFREGDVWICMELMDTSLDKFYKQVIDKGMTIPEDILGKITVAIVKALEHLHNKLSVIHRDVKPSNVLINTQGQVKMCDFGISGHLVDSVAKTMDAGCKPYMAPERINPDLNQKGYSVKSDIWSLGITMIELAILKFPYDSWGTPFQQLKQVVDEPSPQLPSDRFSPEFVDFSSQCLRKKPNERPAYTELMQHPFFTLHDSKETDVASFVKIILAD encoded by the exons ATGAGACATGTGCCCAGTGGGCTTATCATGGCCGTCAAG aggatcCGGGCCACAGTGAACACCCTGGAGCAGAAGAGACTGCTGATGGACCTGGACATCTCCATGAGGACCGTGGACTGCTTCTTCACGGTCACCTTCTACGGCGCTCTCTTCAGAGAG GGTGACGTGTGGATCTGCATGGAGCTGATGGACACGTCTCTGGATAAGTTCTACAAGCAGGTGATCGATAAAGGCATGACCATCCCTGAAGACATCCTGGGGAAGATCACTGTAGCG atcgtCAAGGCTTTGGAGCATCTGCATAACAAACTGTCAGTGATACACCGAG ATGTGAAGCCGTCCAACGTGCTGATCAACACACAGGGCCAGGTGAAGATGTGTGACTTTGGCATCAGCGGCCACCTGGTGGACTCTGTGGCCAAGACCATGGACGCCGGCTGCAAGCCCTACATGGCG CCAGAACGGATAAACCCCGACCTCAACCAGAAAGGCTACAGCGTTAAGTCAGACATCTGGAGTCTAGGAATCACAATG ATTGAGCTGGCCATTCTGAAGTTCCCCTATGACTCGTGGGGTACACCCTTCCAGCAACTGAAGCAGGTAGTGGATGAGCCCTCTCCACAGCTGCCCTCGGACCGCTTCTCCCCTGAGTTTGTGGACTTCAGCTCCCAGTG CTTAAGAAAGAAACCCAACGAGAGACCCGCCTACACAGAACTAATG CAACACCCCTTTTTCACCCTGCATGACTCCAAAGAGACGGACGTAGCCAGCTTTGTCAAGATCATCCTGGCAGACTGA